A window of the Eretmochelys imbricata isolate rEreImb1 chromosome 7, rEreImb1.hap1, whole genome shotgun sequence genome harbors these coding sequences:
- the BANF1 gene encoding barrier-to-autointegration factor — protein MSSTSQKHRDFVAEPMGEKPVGTLAGIGDVLGKKLADKGFDKAYVVLGQFLVLKKDEELFREWLKDTCGANAKQSRDCSGCLREWCDAFL, from the exons ATGTCGTCCACCTCCCAGAAGCACCGGGACTTTGTGGCTGAGCCCATGGGGGAGAAGCCCGTGGGAACTTTGGCCGGAATTGGGGATGTTCTTGGAAAGAAGCTGGCGGACAAaggctttgacaag GCATATGTGGTACTTGGACAATTCCTGGTTCTGAAGAAAGATGAAGAACTCTTCCGGGAATGGCTGAAAGACACGTGTGGAGCCAACGCCAAGCAATCCAGAGACTGTTCTGGCTGCCTGCGGGAGTGGTGCGACGCCTTCTTGTGA
- the CTSF gene encoding cathepsin F has translation MCAPRGGGAHSAAGMLLPLGLVGLLLPAALGAAPGAGGLLRELEAARDPAALEAARFALESYSRAAEQRGGPARLGTIRRAQAQVVNGIKYYLDVTLLKSSCSQYGFTNQDAAICENSVEPEQISCHFEVWSQPWMNRKRLVKQECRPAEPSEKVQSAAPLEPEEPAHAKTPEKPVRLEALSQNASVQLISLFKDFLTTYKKSYKDERETERRLQIFAENLEKARTIQELDQGTAEYGITKFSDLTEEEFRSLYLNPLLAKLPARPMKPAAIPSDPPPAEWDWRERGAVTDVKDQGMCGSCWAFSVTGNVEGQWFLRRGSLVSLSEQELVDCDGLDHACGGGLPSNAYEAIERLGGLETEGDYSYEGHKQSCSFSATKVAVYINSSVEISRDETEIAAWLAKNGPISIALNAFAMQFYRRGVSHPFRLLCNPWMIDHAVLLVGYGTRDRTPFWAIKNSWGKDWGEQGYYYLYRGSRACGMNTMCSSAVVD, from the exons ATGTGCGCCCCACGCGGAGGCGGCGCTCATTCCGCGGCCGGGATGCTGCTGCCGCTGGGGCTAGTCGGGCTCCTGCTGCCCGCGGCGCTGGGGGCTGCTCCGGGAGCCGGGGGGCTGCTCCGGGAGCTGGAGGCTGCCCGGGACCCTGCGGCCTTGGAGGCGGCTCGCTTCGCCCTGGAGAGCTACAGCCGGGCAGCGGAGCAGCGCGGGGGGCCGGCCCGGCTGGGGACCATCCGGCGGGCGCAGGCCCAG GTGGTGAATGGGATCAAGTACTATCTGGATGTGACCCTGCTGAAGTCATCATGCAGCCAGTATGGATTCACAAACCAGGATGCTGCCATCTGTGAAAATTCAGTGGAGCCGGAGCAAATA TCTTGTCACTTTGAGGTCTGGAGTCAGCCATGGATGAACAGGAAGAGGCTGGTGAAGCAGGAATGTCGTCCAGCTG AGCCATCAGAGAAGGTCCAAAGTGCAGCCCCCCTGGAGCCAGAGGAGCCGGCTCATGCAAAGACACCAGAAAAGCCAGTTCGCTTGGAGGCCCTTTCCCAG AATGCATCCGTCCAGCTGATCTCACTGTTCAAAGACTTCCTGACCACCTACAAGAAGAGCTACAAGGATGAAAGAG AAACCGAGAGGCGTTTGCAGATCTTTGCGGAGAACCTGGAAAAGGCTCGGACGATCCAGGAGCTGGACCAGGGCACGGCTGAGTACGGAATCACCAAGTTCAGCGACCTGACGG AGGAGGAATTTCGCTCCCTGTACCTGAATCCGCTGCTGGCTAAACTCCCGGCCCGGCCCATGAAACCGGCTGCCATCCCCAGCGACCCGCCTCCTGCCGAATGGGACTGGCGGGAGCGTGGGGCCGTCACTGACGTCAAGGACCAG GGTATGTGCGGCTCCTGCTGGGCTTTCTCTGTCACCGGCAACGTGGAAGGACAGTGGTTCCTGCGCCGGGGGTCTCTCGTCTCACTCTCAGAGCAGG agctggtggacTGCGATGGACTGGACCATGCCTGCGGAGGGGGACTGCCTTCCAATGCGTATGAGGCCATTGAGCGGCTAG GTGGCCTGGAGACAGAGGGTGACTATAGCTACGAAGGCCACAAGCAGAGCTGCAGCTTCTCCGCCACCAAGGTGGCTGTCTACATCAACAGCTCTGTGGAGATCTCCCGCGACGAGACTG AGATCGCGGCGTGGCTGGCGAAGAATGGACCCATCTCCATTGCACTCAATGCTTTCGCTATGCAG TTCTACAGGAGGGGGGTCTCCCACCCCTTCAGGCTCCTTTGCAACCCATGGATGATTGACCACGCGGTGCTGCTGGTGGGGTATGGGACAC GTGACCGCACCCCCTTCTGGGCCATCAAAAACAGCTGGGGCAAGGACTGGGGCGAGCAG ggCTACTACTACCTGTACCGGGGCAGCAGAGCCTGCGGGATGAACACCATGTGCAGCTCAGCTGTGGTGGACTAG